CCACTCTATTACACCAGGATATGTACCACTTTTTGCCCCAGTATTTGGTGGATTATTATCGTCAGCATTGCCGAGGCGATGAGGATATGCTGATCCAGTTGGGGGTTAGCTTCCAGCGTTCCATGTACAACGTCACCTCGGCAGTGATCCAAGCTGGCCGGGCTGCTTTTCTGTACCCGTTGGATGATCCCAATCCGCGTCACCTGATGATGAATCGCCGCTATTTTGAAGGGCAACTGAATCGTTTTACCCGTCCTGAATACGGCATTCGAGAAGCTGCACGCCTCACTTGCATTCAAGATCAGAACTATCGCTAAGTCTTGACTCTACCCCAAAGACCTCACCACAAAAGGGATCCCGCTCATGCCAGACATTGTCGATATTGCCGTTTCTGTAGAAGGCTTTTCCACGTTGGTAACGGCGGTGAAAGCAGCCAATTTGGTGGATACTCTCAAGAGCCCTGGCCCGTTTACTGTCTTTGCCCCGACGGATGCTGCTTTTGCCAAACTGCCCGCTGGAACGATCACCACGCTGGTGCAAAACATCCCCCAATTGACTCGCATTCTGTGTTATCACGTTGTCCCCGGTCCCCTGAAAAAAGCCGATCTAGCCAAGTTCCAAACCGTTGGATCGGTGGAGGGATCCCCGATTGATCTCACAATCGACGAAGATATTTTCGAGGTGAACAATGCCACTGTCCTTCAGGCCGATGTTGAAGCAGAGAATGGCATCATTCACGTCATCGACACGGTAATCTTGATGCGGCCCCATTGGTTCTGGCCCATCATGAACTCCACTCTACCCGCCGGAGTATAAGCGGACGAAGTATAAACCGAATGTAACGGCTGAATAAATGGTAGCCGAAAACACATTTTGCTGGCACGCAGCCGCCAACAGTAAAGAGGGGGTAGTGTTCAAGGGATCCCAGACGTGCGCTTTGATACTTACGATCCTGGTGAAGGTTTCTACGACGAGCTGTTTCTGGCGGCGAACCAGCCGCGTCCTGAAGCCGTCCCTTTGATCGAGCGCATCCACTCCTTGGAGGAAGGGGAGCTGCAGCGGCGGCAACAGGCAGCCCAGGCCGCTTTCTTTCAAATGGGGATTACCTTCAACGTTTATGGTGACAGCCAGGGGACGGAGCGGATTTTCCCGTTTGACATCATTCCGCGCATCATCTCGGCTGGTGAGTGGAGTCGGCTGGAGCAGGGCTTAAAACAGCGCATCCATGCCCTCAACCTGTTTATTGATGACATTTACCACGACCAGAAGATTCTCAAAGATGGGATCCTGCCGCCGGAGCTGATCGAGTCGGC
The window above is part of the Thermostichus vulcanus str. 'Rupite' genome. Proteins encoded here:
- a CDS encoding fasciclin domain-containing protein is translated as MPDIVDIAVSVEGFSTLVTAVKAANLVDTLKSPGPFTVFAPTDAAFAKLPAGTITTLVQNIPQLTRILCYHVVPGPLKKADLAKFQTVGSVEGSPIDLTIDEDIFEVNNATVLQADVEAENGIIHVIDTVILMRPHWFWPIMNSTLPAGV